In Musa acuminata AAA Group cultivar baxijiao chromosome BXJ3-9, Cavendish_Baxijiao_AAA, whole genome shotgun sequence, a single genomic region encodes these proteins:
- the LOC135650109 gene encoding receptor protein kinase-like protein ZAR1, producing the protein MASSLSSLLPCPLFFLFLLCNTSLLLVVGGLNSEGTALISFKAGIRDDPAGSLRNWNSSDQDPCSWNGITCRGGSVAALSLPKKKLVGYLSSALASLRSLRHVNLRNNRLFGSLPASLFAARQLQSLVLYGNFLSGSLPPEIGGLLYLQSLDLSGNLFAGPIPSSLIHCKRLKALVLSHNNFTGSLPLGFGGSLAELEKLDLSYNGFSGPIPTDVGNLTNLQGTLGLSHNRFSGSIPPSLGNLPETVYIDLTYNNLSGPVPQNGAMENRGPTAFIGNPGLCGPPLKNSCPAEVPSSNPFRPINYSPPALEGNSTHSGSSSSRLSNAAVIAFVASDVVGIGLIALVFFYFYCKAIASVGTKEDGETSEKRPKGRKECMCFRKEDSETSPDSIEHHELVSLDRNVPFDLDELLKASAFVLGKSGIGIVYKVVLDDGLTLAVRRLGEGGSQRFKEFQTEVEAIGKVRHPNIVTLRAYYWSINEKLLIYDYIPNGNLSAVIHGKTGTRNSTPLSWEVRLKIMKGIAKGLAFLHEISPKKYVHGDLKPNNVLLGPDMEPYISNFGVGHLANIARGSPFLQSDRIAVEKIQGQHSDVAFGPIMSKGSGYQAPEASMMLKPSQKWDVYSFGVILLELISSRSPLVLLETVEMDLVSWFHLCIEEKKPLSDVLDPFLAQELDTEDEIIAVLKIALVCVQANPEKRPSMRHVTDTLERLINRN; encoded by the exons ATGGCCTCGTCATTATCATCGTTACTACCATGTCCTCtgttctttctcttccttctctgcaacacctctcttctccttgttgttgGTGGCCTGAACAGCGAAGGCACAGCTCTCATCTCCTTCAAAGCAGGCATCAGGGACGACCCCGCTGGCTCCCTGCGAAACTGGAACTCCTCCGACCAGGATCCCTGCTCCTGGAATGGGATCACATGCAGGGGAGGCTCAGTGGCTGCCTTAAGCCTGCCCAAGAAGAAGCTGGTGGGCTACCTCTCCTCTGCTCTTGCTTCCCTCCGATCCCTCAGGCACGTCAACCTCAGGAACAACAGGCTCTTCGGCAGCCTCCCCGCCAGCCTCTTCGCCGCCCGGCAGCTTCAAAGCTTAGTCCTTTACGGGAATTTCTTGTCCGGTTCACTCCCGCCGGAGATTGGCGGGCTTTTGTACCTCCAAAGCTTGGACCTTTCCGGCAACTTGTTCGCCGGCCCGATACCCAGCTCTTTGATCCACTGCAAGCGGTTGAAGGCCCTCGTCCTGAGTCACAACAACTTCACCGGTTCCTTGCCCCTTGGATTTGGTGGCAGCCTTGCAGAGTTGGAAAAGCTTGATCTTTCTTACAATGGATTCAGTGGCCCGATTCCGACTGACGTCGGTAATCTTACTAACCTTCAAGGAACGCTGGGTTTGTCCCACAACAGGTTCTCTGGCTCAATCCCGCCGAGCCTCGGCAATCTGCCGGAGACGGTCTACATCGACCTCACCTATAATAATCTCAGTGGGCCGGTGCCGCAAAATGGTGCTATGGAGAACAGAGGACCGACGGCTTTCATCGGAAATCCTGGCCTTTGTGGCCCGCCATTGAAGAACTCGTGTCCTGCCGAAGTGCCATCGTCAAACCCCTTCCGTCCCATCAATTACTCACCTCCGGCACTCGAGGGAAATAGCACGCACAgcggaagcagcagcagcagactgAGTAACGCTGCAGTGATCGCATTTGTGGCGAGTGATGTGGTCGGAATTGGTCTGATTGCATTGGTGTTCTTTTATTTCTACTGCAAGGCAATTGCTTCAGTTGGGACCAAGGAAGATGGAGAGACTTCTGAGAAGAGGCCAAAGGGCAGGAAGGAATGCATGTGCTTTAGGAAGGAGGACTCTGAGACCTCACCGGACAGTATCGAGCATCATGAGCTAGTGTCACTAGATAGGAATGTGCCATTTGATCTTGATGAACTTTTGAAGGCATCGGCATTTGTTTTGGGGAAAAGTGGGATCGGTATCGTCTACAAGGTTGTGCTGGATGATGGACTGACTTTGGCTGTAAGGAGGCTGGGGGAAGGAGGATCACAAAGGTTCAAAGAGTTCCAAACCGAGGTGGAAGCGATTGGAAAGGTCCGACATCCTAATATTGTTACTCTAAGAGCTTATTACTGGTCGATCAACGAAAAATTGCTCATCTATGATTACATTCCTAATGGCAACCTTTCTGCCGTGATTCATG GGAAAACTGGAACAAGGAATTCTACACCACTATCATGGGAAGTACGCTTGAAGATCATGAAAGGAATAGCAAAGGGTTTGGCTTTCCTGCATGAAATTAGTCCAAAGAAATATGTTCATGGAGATCTCAAACCGAACAATGTACTACTCGGACCGGATATGGAACCTTACATATCAAATTTTGGGGTTGGACATCTGGCTAACATAGCAAGAGGATCTCCATTTCTGCAATCAGACAGAATAGCTGTTGAGAAAATTCAAGGCCAACACTCAGATGTTGCATTCGGTCCCATCATGAGTAAAGGATCAGGTTATCAGGCTCCTGAGGCGTCGATGATGCTGAAACCATCTCAGAAGTGGGATGTTTACTCGTTCGGAGTAATCCTATTAGAACTTATTTCCAGCAGGTCTCCACTTGTTCTTCTGGAGACGGTGGAAATGGATTTGGTTAGTTGGTTTCATCTATGTATCGAAGAGAAGAAACCCCTCTCAGATGTGTTGGACCCTTTTCTAGCTCAGGAATTGGATACAGAAGATGAGATTATCGCGGTGCTGAAAATTGCTCTGGTTTGTGTTCAAGCTAATCCCGAAAAGAGGCCATCAATGAGGCATGTCACTGATACTCTCGAAAGATTGATCAACAGAAACTAG
- the LOC135650110 gene encoding phytochrome-associated serine/threonine-protein phosphatase-like, with amino-acid sequence MELDQWIAKVKKGQHLEEHELQLLCEYVKEILIEESNVQPVNSPVTVCGDIHGQFHDLMKLFQTGGHVPETNYIFMGDFVDRGYNSLEVFTILLLLKARYPANITLLRGNHESRQLTQVYGFYDECQRKYGNANAWRYCTDVFDYLTLSAIIDGTVLCVHGGLSPDVRTIDQIRVIDRNCEIPHEGPFCDLMWSDPEEIDTWAVSPRGAGWLFGSRVTAEFNHINKLDLVCRAHQLVQEGLKYMFDKGLVTVWSAPNYCYRCGNVASILSFNEKMEREVKFFTETEENNQMRGPRTGVPYFL; translated from the exons ATGGAATTGGATCAGTGGATCGCGAAGGTGAAGAAAGGGCAGCATCTGGAGGAACACGAGCTACAACTCCTCTGCGAATAC GTTAAGGAGATTCTTATTGAGGAGTCAAATGTACAGCCGGTTAATAGCCCTGTAACTGTTTGTGGTGACATCCATGGTCAGTTTCATGATCTAATGAAACTTTTTCAAACTGGAGGTCATGTTCCTGAGACAAATTACATATTCATG GGTGACTTTGTTGATCGTGGTTATAACAGTCTGGAAGTTTTCACAATTCTTTTGCTTTTGAAAGCCAG GTACCCTGCAAATATCACTCTTTTACGTGGCAATCATGAAAGCAGGCAATTAACACAG GTGTATGGATTTTATGATGAATGCCAGAGAAAGTATGGGAATGCAAATGCATGGCGGTATTGCACAGATGTTTTTGACTACCTTACTCTATCAGCAATCATAGATGGAACT GTGCTTTGTGTCCATGGTGGCCTTTCACCAGATGTGCGAACAATTGATCAG ATAAGGGTTATTGATCGCAACTGTGAAATTCCTCATGAAGGTCCTTTTTGTGATCTTATGTGGAGTGATCCAGAGGAGATTGATACATGGGCTGTCAGCCCTCGAGGTGCAGGTTGGCTCTTTGGATCAAGGGTGACAGCAGAG TTTAATCACATAAACAAGCTTGATCTTGTTTGTCGGGCACATCAGCTGGTCCAGGAAGGCCTGAAGTACATGTTTGACAAAGGGCTTGTAACT GTTTGGTCCGCGCCTAATTATTGTTACAGGTGTGGGAATGTAGCTTCCATATTGAGTTTCAATGAAAAAATG GAAAGAGAGGTGAAGTTCTTCACTGAAACTGAGGAGAATAATCAAATGCGAGGGCCGAGGACGGGGGTTCCTTACTTTCTTTAA